Proteins from one Dermacentor variabilis isolate Ectoservices chromosome 1, ASM5094787v1, whole genome shotgun sequence genomic window:
- the LOC142569415 gene encoding histone H2A-like, translated as MTGRALADKATKTGKGSRSRRAGLLFSVGRIHRLMRHGHYADHIGAGAPVYMAAVLQYLTAEMLEPAGIAAHRKNKTRITPRHLQVAVRDNEELSKLLRNVTIAEGDVSPNIQQELLKTQKKGHGGFDACGGSQP; from the coding sequence ATGACCGGCCGGGCTCTAGCAGACAAGGCGACCAAGACTGGGAAGGGGTCTCGATCCCGGCGGGCTGGCCTTCTTTTCTCGGTGGGTCGCATCCACCGCCTCATGAGACATGGCCACTACGCAGATCACATCGGGGCCGGCGCCCCGGTCTACATGGCGGCCGTTCTGCAATATTTAACGGCTGAGATGCTCGAGCCGGCGGGGATTGCGGCTCACCGCAAAAACAAGACGCGCATCACGCCGCGTCATTTGCAGGTGGCTGTGCGTGACAACGAGGAGCTGAGCAAGTTGTTGCGGAACGTCACCATAGCCGAAGGTGATGTGTCGCCCAACATTCAGCAGGAACTGCTCAAGACGCAGAAGAAGGGCCACGGAGGTTTTGATGCGTGCGGTGGAAGCCAGCCTTAG
- the LOC142570467 gene encoding uncharacterized protein LOC142570467 produces MDSVACADYLVVSQILEYVPVSDLFNTSEVCRLWQAISLGLLRRKLRYLCYCHIKSEEKCQTTASGLPKFLEDFCRDLRRFIQIAQQAGCSPTFGFLSYSSNPKDEKAVVQQVQSQLSPRCVVVYHRSKTITMRPRDDPTKACSVHRGITGAFLFGPSPPTPCHRRPSSSSSNSSTSSRAAPGEAVAGSSKSCPATEAPGVPAPPYRRQCSFKRSRLEKLSKLLRRAVLRRPVEDPCLRNVAPGVMLFHSFRIPMEDGRCLTTHWKEEHTGRVVAVSFMRLFQQRNAMRVRSLLSSFRREFSPCRSNTRSSRRASTPSSIRRNPVGSSTSSCSRDSNSSNSTPSPSPRDTFVIVLQNSMEDTQELQALVELFPQVPVMSISGEFLRDEELLLMGEPLAKRKVIVMVLQLLPPGAEAHVILDDKN; encoded by the exons ATGGACAGCGTTGCCTGCGCTGACTACCTCGTGGTGAGCCAGATCCTCGAATACGTGCCCGTCAGCGACCTGTTCAACACGAGCGAGGTCTGCCGCCTCTGGCAAGCCATTAGCCTCGGTCTTCTGAGGCGGAAGCTGCGCTACCTCTGCTACTGCCAC ATAAAATCGGAGGAAAAATGCCAAACCACGGCAAGCGGGCTCCCAAAGTTTCTGGAAGACTTCTGCCGGGATCTCCGGCGATTTATCCAAATTGCCCAACAAGCGGGGTGCAGCCCCACGTTCGGTTTCCTGTCGTATTCGTCCAACCCGAAGGACGAAAAGGCTG TTGTGCAACAGGTGCAGAGCCAGCTCTCGCCAAGGTGTGTGGTTGTGTACCACCGGTCGAAAACTATAACTATGCGACCTCGGGACGACCCTACCAAGGCGTGCAGTGTGCACCGGGGAATAACGGGAGCCTTCCTGTTCGGCCCGTCGCCGCCTACGCCGTGCCACCGCCgtcccagcagcagcagcagcaacagcagcaccagcagccgtGCTGCTCCGGGGGAAGCAGTGGCGGGCAGCAGCAAATCGTGCCCTGCTACGGAGGCTCCCGGTGTCCCGGCGCCCCCGTACCGGCGCCAGTGCAGTTTCAAGCGCAGCCGGCTGGAAAAACTGTCCAAGCTGCTGCGACGCGCTGTTCTGCGGCGCCCAGTGGAAGACCCGTGCCTGCGGAATGTGGCCCCGGGTGTCATGCTGTTCCACTCGTTCCGTATCCCCATGGAGGACGGACGCTGCCTGACAACTCACTGGAAAGAAGAACATACGGGGAGGGTTGTGGCCGTGTCCTTTATGCGCCTGTTCCAGCAACGCAATGCAATGCGTGTCCGCAGCCTGCTCAGCAGTTTTCGTCGAGAGTTCAGCCCCTGCCGCAGCAACACTCGCAGCAGTCGTCGCGCCAGTACCCCCAGCAGTATTCGACGCAATCCAGtcggcagcagcaccagcagctgCAGCcgagacagcaacagcagcaacagcacccCCAGCCCGAGCCCCAGGGACACGTTTGTTATCGTCCTGCAGAATTCCATGGAGGATACGCAGGAACTTCAGGCGCTAGTGGAACTGTTCCCGCAAGTGCCGGTCATGTCCATCAGTGGTGAATTTCTCAGGGACGAGGAGCTGCTTCTCATGGGAGAGCCGCTTGCCAAGCGCAAG GTGATCGTCATGGTCCTACAGCTGCTTCCCCCCGGCGCCGAAGCCCACGTGATTCTAGACGACAAAAATTGA